GCCGAACAGGACGGCCGCAGCGGCGGCGAGGCACAGGGTCATGCCGGCGGCGCCCGCGAGCAACAGCGTCTTGCGTCCGATCCTGTCGATCAACGCCATGCCGACGAGTGTGAACACGAGGTTGGCGATGCCGATCAGCACCGCCTGACGGTCGGGCGAAAGCGAACCGGCGCGCGCGAAGATGTCGTTCAGATAATAGAGAACGGCGTTGATGCCCGCGAGCTGGTTGAACATCGCGACGAGGACTGCGAGCATCATCGGCCGGCGATGGTGGCGCCACGACAGCTTTTCACCCGGCGGGTCGCGTTCTAGCGCCTGTTCGACGCGGCGGAGCTCGGCCTCGGCTGCATCGGGGGGCGTGCCGATCCGTATGAGGGCGACCCCCGCTTCGGGCCGGCGCCCCTTTGTGACGAGCCAGCGCGGGCTGTTGGGGATTGCGAACAGCAGGGTGAAGAAGAGCAGGGCAGGAGCGGCGGTGACGCCCAGCTTCCACCGCCACGCGGCTTCGTCACCGACCAGTCCCGCGATCGTTGCGTTGCTCAGATAGGCGACGAGAATGCCGGTAACGATCATTAGCTGGAACAGGCCGACGAGCGATCCGCGGTGCCGCGGTGGCGCGATCTCGGCGATATAGACGGGGGCGAGCACTGACGAACCGCCGATTGCGAGCCCGCACAGGAATCGGAAGATCAGGAACAGCGGCCAGCTTGGCGCCAGTGCGCAACCCAGCCCCGCGATGAAATAAAAGGCGGCGAGCATCCGCAGGCTGTCGCGACTCCCAAAGGCGTCGCCGGGTTTGCCCGCGAACAGCGCCCCGACCAGCGTGCCCCAAAGTGCCGCCGATACGGTAATGCCAAGCGTTTCGGGCGTGAGCGCGAACAGGTGGGTCAGGTCACCCGTCACCCCGGCAATGACCGCGGTATCGAACCCGAAGAGGAGGCCCGCGAGGGCTGCCGTCCCGATCGCGGCGGCGAGGGTGCCGCGGCCTCCCGAACGGTGCGGTACACCGGGTACAGAAAATGCTTCGCTGTCGCGCTTGCCTGTCATCCACTCTCTCCAACGGATCGAGCGTCGGCGCTCGTCCTGATTGCCTGCGGACATGCCACAAAGGCGATTTCGATCAAATAAATTAATTTTCATTATTATCTTGACGAGGAGCAGTCGGCCGGGGCAGTTTTCAAGAAACCAGACCCGGAACGGCGGCTGGGAAACAGGGAGAGACTCGTGCCGGCGACATTGCTTGCGACCCATCGCGTGGAGAAGCCCTGGGGGCGCCACCAGCTTTGGGGGTCGTTTCGCGATCCGCCCGCGGGCGGTGAACCGGTCGGCGAGATATGGTTCCAGGCGCCCGGCGACAGCACGCCCGACCTCCTGATCAAATATCTCTTCACCAGTGAAAAACTGTCGGTGCAGGTCCATCCCGACGACGCGCAGGCGCATGCGCGCGGACTGCCGCGCGGCAAGGACGAATGCTGGCTGATCCTCGATGCTGCGCCCGAAGCCACCATCGCGCTCGGAACGAAGGCACCGGTCGATGCGGGCGTGCTGCGCGACGCCGCGCTCGACGGCCGCATCGAGCAATTGCTCGACTGGAAGCCCGTAAAGGCAGGCGATTTCTTCTACGTCCCGTCGGGCACGGTGCATGCGATCGGCGCCGGACTGACGCTGATCGAAGTGCAGCAGAACAGCGAGACGACATACCGCCTCTATGACTATGGGCGCCCTCGCGAACTGCATCTGGAGGACGGCATCGCGGTGTCCGATCCGCAGCCCTATGCCGCATATCCCTCGCCTGGCCGCGTCGCCGACGACCGCAATATCCTCGTCGACGGGCCCAAATTCGTCCTCGAACGGCTGGCAGGCGGCACGCGCGCGATCGACCTCCCGGATAGCGTCACGGCATGGCTGATCCCGGTTTCGGGCCAGGGTACCGTCGATGGCGCCTCTTTGGCGGCGGGCGAATGCTGGTCGCTCACCGGTTCGGTTCGGATTGATGCCGAGACCGGGGCCGACCTGTTGCTCGCCTACCCCGGCGAGGGGAGGCTCGCATGACCGCTGGCCGCTCGGGCACCGCCTGGACCTTCGCCTATGTCACGATGCTCTTCTTCGTCTGGGGAGCGGTGACCGCGGTCAACGATATATTGATCCCGGCGGTGAAGGCGATCTTCGCGCTCAGCGATACCGAAAGCTTCCTTACGCAATTCGCCTTCTTCATGGCCTATGGCGTCGTCTCGCTACCCGCTGCGGCGATCATGGGACGCCTCGGCGCCGCCAATTCGATCGTCGCGGCGCTCGCGACGATGATCGTCGGCTGCCTGATCATGCCGTTTGCGACCATCGTGCGCGAATATGCGATCGTGCTCGTCGGTCTGTTCGTCATCGCGTCGGGGATCACGCTGCTGCAGGTTGCGGCGAATCCGCTGTCGGCATCGCTCGGCCGCCCCGACCGCTCGCATTTCCGGTTGGTCCTGAGCCAGGCGTTCAATTCGCTCGGCACGGTGATTGCGCCCTATCTTGCCGCTCGCACGTTGCTGCAGGGCGGGCTCTTCGAAGCCGGCCAGGTGACCGAGGCGAAGATCGCCTATTCGCTCGGCCGGATCGACGTCGCCTATATCTTCATCGCGGCGGTCATCGCAGTGCTCGCAATGTTCCTCTACCGTGTCCGCCACGAGATCACCGCCGCGGCGCCGCCGGTCGAAACGGGCGCGCGCGTGTCGAGCGCCTTCGCCTCGCCCTGGGCGCTCGCCGGGGCGCTCTCGATCTTCCTCTATGTCGGCGCCGAGGTCGCGATCGGCAGCGCGATGGTCAATTTCCTTGAACAGCCCGATGTGTTCGCGATCAGCGCGGTGCAAGCGGGCAGCCTCGTCAGCCTCTATTGGCTCGGCGCGATGATCGGGCGCTTTGTCGGCTCGGGGCTGCTCTACCGACTCCCGGCCGGACCGCTGCTTGCGGTGGCGGCCGTCGCCGCGGCGCTGCTCTGCCTGACGATCAGCCAGATCAGCGGTCCGGCGGCGGGCGTCCTCGCCATCTCGGTCGGGCTGTTCAACTCGATCATGTTCCCGGTGATCTTTTCGCTGACCATCGAGCGGTCGACCGCGCCCGCGTCGGCGACCTCCGGGCTGCTGTGCATGGCGATCGTCGGGGGCGCGCTCGTCCCGCTTGTCTTCGCTGGGGTCGCCGACGCTAGCGGCAGCCGCTTCCTCGCCTTTCTGGTGCCGATGGCCTGTTACCTCGTCATCGCGCTGTTCGGCTGGCGCGCGGCGCGGGTGCCGGCGCGCGCGCAAGCCATCGCAAGTTCGCCGCACTGACCAAGCAATCAACGAAAATATTCAGGGAAGAGGGTCGCAATGGATATCGATAGAAATTGGAACCGCGCGCGGAAGTTTGGCGCCATATTGGCATCGTCGGCGGCGGTGTTGCCGTTGATGCTCGCGCTCTCTCCCGTCGCGGCGCAGCCGAAAGCCGGCCAATCGCCGGTCGAACTCGCCGATCCGCTCGTCGGCACCGCGCCGCTCGACGATCCGGCGGTGATCGGCAATGCGCCGCCGCCGGGCGAACCCGTCTATTCGGGGCAAACCTCGCCCGCCGCGCTGCTGCCGCACGGGTCGGTCGCGGCCGCGCCGGTCAACAATAATATCGAGCTTCAATATCCGAACGGCGTGCCGGTCCCCTATTATTACACCAACCCGACGATGATCGGTTTCACCGGCGGCGGCGGGCCGACCTATGGCGGCAATGCCGAACCCTTTATCATGCCCGTGGTCGGCGACTGGTCGCCGCCGCCCGCATATAGCCAATCCTATTATGACAAGTCGCGCGAGAAGGCTCGGCCGGGTTATTATTCGGTCTATCTCGACAGCTTCAAGACGCAGGCCGAACTGACCGCAACACGCTGGGCAAGCGTGATGCGCTTCACCTTTCCGGCGAGCGAACGATCGAACATCATCGTCAACTTCCCGCGCCATGGCGGCTCGGTCGAGATCGTCGGTGACCGCATCGTGCGCGGCAAGTCGAACGAGAGTCGCAGCGTCGACGGCGCCTATTTCGTCGCCGAATTCTCGAAACCTTTCACGGCGCTCGGGACCTTCCGTAAGGCGCCCGGAGACAATCAGGGCTGGGGCATCGGCACCAGCGACGTCCAGCCCGGCGCGCGCGAAATATCGGGCAGCTATTCGGGCAGCTACGTCAGCTTCCCGACGAAAGCGGGTGAACAGGTGCTCGTGAAGATGGCGCATGGCACCAGCTATGAACAGGCGCAGCAGCGGCTTGCGGACGAGGTCCCCGGCTGGGATTTCGACGGCGTCCACGCCGCCGCACAGGGCCAGTGGGCGCAGCTTCTCGGCCGCGTCCGCGTGTCGGGCGGCACCGACAAGCAGCGGAAGCTCTTCTACTCGACGCTGTACCAGTCTTTCGCTTCGCCGCGCTTGATCGCGGCGAAGGGTGAGAATTTCGCCGACACCAACGGCAAGGTGCAGGTCGCGACGCACGACCGTTACGGGCCGGTGCCCTTCTGGGATACGGGGCGCAACCAGATCGTGCTGCTCGAACTGATGGAGCCGGAGGTCGTCAAGGACATCATGGCGTCCGAACTCGCGATGGCGCGCGAGCAAGGCTATATGAACACCTCGTTCCATGGCGACAATGCGGTGTTCCTCTACCTCGGGGCGTGGGAGCGCGGCATCGAATTCGATTATGAGGCCGCCTATGAATATATGCGCAAGAATGCGACCGACCCAAAGGGGCCGCGGGGCTATCTTGCCGAATATATGAAGCAGGGCTGGATTTCGGACATCGTGCCCGATCACAATCCCAGCCCGCCCTATGCCGGGGGCAAGGCGGGCGCGGCAAAGACGCTCGAATATGCGTGGGACGATTATGCGCTCGCGCTCTACGCGAAAAAGCTCGGCAAGGACGCCGACTACCGGATGTTCCTGAAGCGTGCGCGCAACTACGCCAATGTGTTCGACAAATCGATCGGCTTCATCCGCGGGCGCACCGCCGACGGCAAGTGGATCGCGCCCTTCGACCCGCAAGAACCTTATTATAATTTCATGATGAAGGAGGCGTCGGGCTGGTCGACGCTGTGGCTCGCGCCGCACGACGTGCAGGGGCTGATCGGCCTTCTTGGCGGGCGCGATGCGTTCAACGCCAAGCTCGACGAGTTTTTCACCAAGCCCTACAATCCGACGGGCATCTGCCGCGACTGCACCGGCGTGATCGGCCAATATGTCCACGGCAACCAGCCCGACCAGCAGGCGCCCTATTATTACAACTGGAGCGGCCAGCCTTGGAAGACGCAGGCGCTGGTGCGCCAGATCCTCGACCGCACCTATGGCAGCGACGCGGCAGGTTACGGCTATCCGGGCATGGACGATCAGGGCGCGACTTCATCCTGGTACGCGCTTTCTGCTCTCGGTTTCTATCCGGTCGATCCGTCGAGCCAGGACTATATCATCGGCAGTCCCGTCTTCGACGACGCCAGCCTCGACATGGGGAATGGCAAGACGCTCCGCATCGTTGCGAAGAATAATTCGCCGACCAACGTCTATATCCAGTCCGCGACGCTGAACGGCAAACCGTGGAACAAGCCGTGGTTCCGCCACGATGATGTGAAGGACGGCGCGACCTTCGTCTTCACCATGGGGGCCAAACCGAACAAGGCGTGGGGCGCCGCGCCCGACGCCGCGCCGCCGTCGATGTCGCGACAGCGCTGACCAGCCCCCCGCCCCCGCCACCCCCGCGGGGGCGCGAGCCCAGGACCCGCCATCCCCCAAGGGTCCTGGGCTCTCCCCATTCGACAGGACATATCCATGCGCAGCCTCTTGATCACCGCGTCCCTTCTTGCCCTCGCGCCGGTCGCGGCACAGGCCCAAACCGCCGCGCCGCCCGCCGGGGACGCCGTCTACACCAGCGACCTGATGACACGCTGGGGCAGGGAGGTGACCCCCGAAAATGCGTGGCGGCTCTATCCGCGCCCGCAGATGGTGCGCGAACGCTGGGTCAACCTAAACGGCCTGTGGGACTATGCGATCGCGCCCAAGGCGGCGGAACGTCCGGCGGCGATGGACGGCCAAATCCTCGTGCCGTTTCCGGTCGAGTCCAAACTCTCACGCGTCGCGCGCAAGGTCACGCCCGACGACCGCCTTTGGTATCGTCGCAGCTTCACCGTCCCCGCCGACTGGCGCGGCCAGAATGTCATGCTCAATTTCGGCGCGGTCGATTATGAAGCGACGGTGCGCGTCAACGGATCGGTCGTCGGATCGCACAAGGGCGGCTTCGACGCCTTCGGCTTCGACATCAGCCCCTATCTGAAACCCGGCGCCAACGAACTGATCGTCGAGGTCACCGATCCGAAC
This sequence is a window from Sphingopyxis sp. USTB-05. Protein-coding genes within it:
- a CDS encoding sugar porter family MFS transporter, whose amino-acid sequence is MTGKRDSEAFSVPGVPHRSGGRGTLAAAIGTAALAGLLFGFDTAVIAGVTGDLTHLFALTPETLGITVSAALWGTLVGALFAGKPGDAFGSRDSLRMLAAFYFIAGLGCALAPSWPLFLIFRFLCGLAIGGSSVLAPVYIAEIAPPRHRGSLVGLFQLMIVTGILVAYLSNATIAGLVGDEAAWRWKLGVTAAPALLFFTLLFAIPNSPRWLVTKGRRPEAGVALIRIGTPPDAAEAELRRVEQALERDPPGEKLSWRHHRRPMMLAVLVAMFNQLAGINAVLYYLNDIFARAGSLSPDRQAVLIGIANLVFTLVGMALIDRIGRKTLLLAGAAGMTLCLAAAAAVLFGWVGNGMMLPALIGFIAFFATSQGAVIWVYISEIFPTPVRARGSALGASTHWLMNALIAGIFPILVAWSPGAPFAIFAAAMIVQFIVVAAIFPETRGVDLDEMAQRIE
- a CDS encoding class I mannose-6-phosphate isomerase, which produces MPATLLATHRVEKPWGRHQLWGSFRDPPAGGEPVGEIWFQAPGDSTPDLLIKYLFTSEKLSVQVHPDDAQAHARGLPRGKDECWLILDAAPEATIALGTKAPVDAGVLRDAALDGRIEQLLDWKPVKAGDFFYVPSGTVHAIGAGLTLIEVQQNSETTYRLYDYGRPRELHLEDGIAVSDPQPYAAYPSPGRVADDRNILVDGPKFVLERLAGGTRAIDLPDSVTAWLIPVSGQGTVDGASLAAGECWSLTGSVRIDAETGADLLLAYPGEGRLA
- a CDS encoding sugar MFS transporter translates to MTAGRSGTAWTFAYVTMLFFVWGAVTAVNDILIPAVKAIFALSDTESFLTQFAFFMAYGVVSLPAAAIMGRLGAANSIVAALATMIVGCLIMPFATIVREYAIVLVGLFVIASGITLLQVAANPLSASLGRPDRSHFRLVLSQAFNSLGTVIAPYLAARTLLQGGLFEAGQVTEAKIAYSLGRIDVAYIFIAAVIAVLAMFLYRVRHEITAAAPPVETGARVSSAFASPWALAGALSIFLYVGAEVAIGSAMVNFLEQPDVFAISAVQAGSLVSLYWLGAMIGRFVGSGLLYRLPAGPLLAVAAVAAALLCLTISQISGPAAGVLAISVGLFNSIMFPVIFSLTIERSTAPASATSGLLCMAIVGGALVPLVFAGVADASGSRFLAFLVPMACYLVIALFGWRAARVPARAQAIASSPH
- a CDS encoding GH92 family glycosyl hydrolase, translated to MDIDRNWNRARKFGAILASSAAVLPLMLALSPVAAQPKAGQSPVELADPLVGTAPLDDPAVIGNAPPPGEPVYSGQTSPAALLPHGSVAAAPVNNNIELQYPNGVPVPYYYTNPTMIGFTGGGGPTYGGNAEPFIMPVVGDWSPPPAYSQSYYDKSREKARPGYYSVYLDSFKTQAELTATRWASVMRFTFPASERSNIIVNFPRHGGSVEIVGDRIVRGKSNESRSVDGAYFVAEFSKPFTALGTFRKAPGDNQGWGIGTSDVQPGAREISGSYSGSYVSFPTKAGEQVLVKMAHGTSYEQAQQRLADEVPGWDFDGVHAAAQGQWAQLLGRVRVSGGTDKQRKLFYSTLYQSFASPRLIAAKGENFADTNGKVQVATHDRYGPVPFWDTGRNQIVLLELMEPEVVKDIMASELAMAREQGYMNTSFHGDNAVFLYLGAWERGIEFDYEAAYEYMRKNATDPKGPRGYLAEYMKQGWISDIVPDHNPSPPYAGGKAGAAKTLEYAWDDYALALYAKKLGKDADYRMFLKRARNYANVFDKSIGFIRGRTADGKWIAPFDPQEPYYNFMMKEASGWSTLWLAPHDVQGLIGLLGGRDAFNAKLDEFFTKPYNPTGICRDCTGVIGQYVHGNQPDQQAPYYYNWSGQPWKTQALVRQILDRTYGSDAAGYGYPGMDDQGATSSWYALSALGFYPVDPSSQDYIIGSPVFDDASLDMGNGKTLRIVAKNNSPTNVYIQSATLNGKPWNKPWFRHDDVKDGATFVFTMGAKPNKAWGAAPDAAPPSMSRQR